The Sandaracinobacteroides saxicola nucleotide sequence CGCGCCTTCGTCGAGGCGCCGATCTGCAAGTCGCACACCAGCAGCCGCGTCTCCCGCGCCCGCGTCGGGTTCGCCAGCTTGCGCACGATGGTCTCGATCGCGGCATCGGCCAGCTGCGGCAGCGGCTGCCGCATCGTCGTCAGCCGGTACCGGTCCCAGGTGCCCGCCGGTACCCCGTCAAATCCCGCCACCGACAGGTCATCCGGCACATGCAGCCCGCGGCTCGATGCCTCGTCGATCGCCCCGATCGCCATCACGTCGCTCACACAAACCAGCGCCGTCACCTTCGCCTTGCCCGACAGCAGCGCCGACGCCCCCGCACGCCCGGATTCATAGCCGAAATCGCCGATCGCCACCGGCACCGCCCGCCGCTCGATCCCCGCCTCCGCCAGGGCATCATAAACCCCCTGCGCCCGGTCCAGCGCCAGCGAAGACCGTTGTGGGCCTTCTACCATGGCGAAATCCCGGTGCCCCAGCGCCAGCAGATGCTCCCCCAGCACGCGGCCCGCCGCGCGATGGTCGCAGCTCACCAGGTTCGCCGCATAATCCGCCCGCGCCCGATTATACAGCACCAGCTCGACCCCCTGCGATTCCAGGATCCGCGCATCCGCCGCCGGCAC carries:
- a CDS encoding LacI family DNA-binding transcriptional regulator, with translation MLGPGGSAAMVERGRRRARVVPEEPKRTRAADVAAIAGVSESAVSRTFRDGSVSAHVRQRVLAAARELGYRPNAMAQALLTRRSNVIAILMTTNTNSHFPEVLSALSHAADAHRMRVMLFTVDDPLQVSDVVDQILSYQVDGVLSLTEVPAADARILESQGVELVLYNRARADYAANLVSCDHRAAGRVLGEHLLALGHRDFAMVEGPQRSSLALDRAQGVYDALAEAGIERRAVPVAIGDFGYESGRAGASALLSGKAKVTALVCVSDVMAIGAIDEASSRGLHVPDDLSVAGFDGVPAGTWDRYRLTTMRQPLPQLADAAIETIVRKLANPTRARETRLLVCDLQIGASTKARAG